The Desulfobacterales bacterium genome contains a region encoding:
- a CDS encoding cysteine hydrolase: MKAKETAIVLIEFQNEFCKEGGKLHDGVKTEIARQNTIPNAAKLAEGARRKGALVIHSPFVFNEKYFDDHQMQGIVKAVADNDAFREGTWGAEIIDELKPQEGDEIVGGKCTLCGFNKTNLDELLQEGKIKNVVIGGFLTNFCVESTARTAYDKGYGVTIMKDATAATSEEEQNHAEAKIFPLLGQTLSVDQFLEQLED; encoded by the coding sequence ATGAAGGCAAAAGAAACAGCAATCGTTTTAATCGAATTTCAAAACGAATTCTGCAAGGAAGGGGGTAAACTGCATGACGGCGTAAAGACAGAAATTGCCCGTCAGAACACGATACCAAACGCGGCAAAACTGGCCGAGGGAGCACGTAGAAAAGGCGCTTTGGTTATCCATTCACCATTTGTATTTAATGAAAAATATTTCGATGATCATCAAATGCAGGGTATTGTCAAAGCCGTGGCAGATAACGATGCCTTTCGTGAAGGAACCTGGGGTGCTGAGATTATTGACGAATTAAAGCCGCAGGAAGGGGATGAGATCGTTGGCGGCAAGTGCACCTTGTGCGGATTTAATAAAACCAACTTGGACGAACTGTTGCAGGAAGGCAAAATTAAAAACGTTGTAATTGGTGGTTTTTTGACAAATTTTTGTGTTGAGAGTACCGCGCGCACCGCTTATGACAAGGGCTATGGTGTTACCATAATGAAAGATGCCACTGCGGCTACCTCAGAAGAAGAGCAAAATCACGCGGAAGCGAAAATTTTTCCGCTACTGGGTCAGACCCTTTCTGTCGATCAATTTCTGGAACAATTGGAAGACTAA